The proteins below are encoded in one region of Triticum aestivum cultivar Chinese Spring chromosome 1B, IWGSC CS RefSeq v2.1, whole genome shotgun sequence:
- the LOC123101738 gene encoding uncharacterized protein — protein sequence MSIPTRISHKIGCYNMKGSIGNPRKLHRNRKPPRPTSSESKTSSDRIGLPSPVVCPLSPLPTSPENKTLSDKICPMSSPPTLTEDCPMSPPRTSTGTKLASDNAPRFTGNPAADSTLEKIDGITKLTIADDFVSVYVFVA from the exons ATGAGTATCCCGACCAGGATTTCACACAAAATTGGCTGCTATAACATGAAAGGCTCGATCGGCAATCCACGCAAATTGCATCGCAATCGCAAGCCACCTCGGCCGACCTCGTCGGAAAGTAAGACGTCATCCGACAGAATCGGTCTGCCATCGCCGGTAGTCTGCCCACTCTCGCCTCTGCCGACTTCACCGGAAAACAAGACGCTGTCCGACAAAATCTGTCCAATGTCGTCTCCGCCTACTTTGACGGAAGACTGTCCAATGTCACCTCCTCGGACTTCGACGGGAACCAAGCTGGCGTCCGACAATGCTCCACGGTTCACCGGAAATCCGGCGGCCGATTCTACGCTTGAG AAAATTGATGGCATCACTAAATTGACCATTGCAGACGATTTTGTCTCCGTGTATGTGTTCGTCGCATAG
- the LOC123101749 gene encoding uncharacterized protein, which produces MATAALQRVARRLGGRALQEEVQLPRFLHSGKPACSGASVGGSGSAKGPRVDAAKEDFTQQIKSLKEGLYTTFARWERDKLFDGTLARQNGQLLEQLSVQVEPRPNDPLWRKHRRGKRVHDFMFYGGLFCSSYLALGGVLDFFTGPDHSKERKSIEPSV; this is translated from the exons atggcgacggcggcgctccaGCGCGTGGCGAGGAGGCTCGGCGGCCGCGCGCTGCAGGAGGAGGTGCAGCTCCCGAGGTTCCTCCACAGCGGCAAGCCTGCCTGTTCCGGCGCCTCCGTCGGAGGAAGCGGCAGCGCAAAG GGCCCTAGGGTTGATGCGGCGAAAGAGGATTTCACGCAGCAAATCAAAAGCCTGAAAGAGGGCTTGTACACCACTTTTGCCAGATGGGAACGGGACAAGCTGTTCGATGGCACTCTGGCACGCCAAAACGGTCAGCTGCTGGAGCAACTTTCTGTGCAAGTCGAGCCTAGACCCAATGACCCACTCTG GCGCAAACATCGTCGCGGAAAACGGGTCCATGATTTCATGTTCTATGGAGGGTTGTTTTGTTCTAGCTATCTGGCCTTGGGTGGGGTGCTTGACTTCTTCACAGGACCAGATCATTCCAAGGAAAGGAAAAGTATCGAGCCATCGGTTTAG